The Alosa alosa isolate M-15738 ecotype Scorff River unplaced genomic scaffold, AALO_Geno_1.1 AALO_1.0_unplaced_9, whole genome shotgun sequence genome window below encodes:
- the LOC125290786 gene encoding zinc-binding protein A33-like: MASKTFSEDDFSCPVCYEIFKDPVVMTCSHSVCKECLHKFWESKESRECPICRRKSSRETPPPNLILRNLCETFLQERSQKASAGSWVSCSLHSETLKLFCQEDKQPVCVVCRDSKKHRSHTFSPIDEAASEYKENLNIKLKPLRKKLKTFKKVKLICDRTAEHIKGQAENTERQIKKEFEKLHQFLRDEEVARIAALREEEEQKSQIMKEKIEKMGREISSLSDTIRAIEEKMGADDITFLQNYKSIAERAQCTLQDPERVSGALINVTKHLGNLKFRVWEKMQDIVQYVPVILDPNTAHPELILSEDLTSVRNNDEDDYFDADDDDNDDDCGDSDDSNDSSNADDDSDDDDDDDDDDDDDNSVDDDNDDRSDDDSSDDDDDDDSNRDEDSDERQQLPDNPERFDNDLFVLGSEGFNSGTHCWDVKFKGNQEWAVGVMTESLKRKGDCESRPGQWYMCYDGDDYHVGSMPKSPKRLRVKRRLQRIRVQLDWEEGELSFSNPVNDTHLFTLTHTFTENVYPFFHGTTSILPVKVSVLTTLSDN; this comes from the exons ATGGCATCCAAAACTTTCTCAGAAGATGATTTCTCCTGTCCTGTGTGCTATGAAATTTTTAAAGACCCTGTTGTCATGACATGTagtcacagtgtgtgtaaaGAATGTCTGCATAAGTTCTGGGAGAGCAAAGAATCAAGAGAATGTCCCATCTGCAGGAGGAAATCTTCAAGAGAAACCCCACCACCTAATTTGATCTTAAGGAATCTGTGTGAGACCTTCTTACAGGAGAGAAGTCAGAAAGCTTCAGCAGGGTCTTGGGTGAGCTGCAGTCTGCACAGTGAGACACTCAAACTATTCTGTCAGGAGGAtaaacagcctgtgtgtgtggtatgtagaGACTCAAAGAAACACAGGAGCCACACCTTCAGTCCCATAGACGAAGCTGCATCAGAGTACAAG GAGAATCTCAACATCAAACTGAAGCCCTTGAGAAAGAAACTGAAGACTTTCAAAAAAGTTAAACTTATATGTGACCGAACAGCTGAACACATTAAG GGACAAGCTGAAAATACAGAGAGGCAGATCAAGAAGGAGTTTGAGAAGCTTCACCAGTTTCTACGAGATGAAGAGGTAGCCAGGATAGCTGcactgagagaggaagaggagcagaagagtCAGATTATGAAGGAGAAGATTGAGAAGATGGGCAGAGAGATCTCATCTCTTTCAGACACAATCAGAGCCATAGAAGAGAAGATGGgagctgatgacatcacattcCTGCAG AACTACAAGAGTATAGCGGAAAG AGCCCAGTGCACACTGCAGGATCCAGAGAGGGTTTCAGGAGCTCTGATAAATGTGACAAAGCACCTGGGCAACCTGAAGTTTAGAGTCTGGGAGAAGATGCAGGACATTGTTCAGTATG TTCCTGTGATTCTGGATCCCAACACTGCACACCCAGAACTCATACTGTCTGAGGACCTGACCAGTGTGAGAAATAATGATGAAGATGACTACTTcgatgctgatgatgatgataatgatgatgattgtgGTGATAGTGATGATAGTAATGATAGTAGTAATGctgatgatgacagtgatgatgatgatgatgatgatgatgatgatgatgatgacaacagcgttgatgatgataatgatgatcgtagtgatgatgatagtagtgatgatgatgatgatgatgacagtaACAGAGATGAGGATAGTGATGAGAGACAGCAGCTTCCTGATAATCCAGAGAGGTTTGATAATGATTTATTTGTTCTGGGCTCTGAGGGCTTTAACTCAGGGACTCACTGCTGGGATGTGAAGTTTAAGGGAAATCAAGAATGGGCTGTGGGTGTGATGACAGAGTCTTTAAAGAGGAAGGGTGACTGTGAGTCCAGGCCTGGACAGTGGTATATGTGTTATGATGGTGATGACTACCACGTGGGTTCTATGCCAAAATCTCCCAAACGCCTGAGAGTAAAGCGCAGACTCCAGAGGATCAGAGTGCAGCTGGACTGGGAAGAAGGAGAGCTGTCATTCTCTAACCCTGTTAATGATACCCATttattcactctcacacacacattcactgagaATGTTTATCCATTCTTCCATGGTACTACTTCGATTTTGCCAGTAAAGGTTTCTGTTCTGACAACTTTATCTGATAACTAA